A single genomic interval of Camelina sativa cultivar DH55 chromosome 11, Cs, whole genome shotgun sequence harbors:
- the LOC104726189 gene encoding probable ADP,ATP carrier protein At5g56450, with product MRISREDEEDPSRRNRRNQPPLSLPQTLKHFQKDLLAGAVMGGVVHTIVAPIERAKLLLQTQESNIAIVGDAGKRRFKGMFDFIFRTVREEGVISLWRGNGSSVLRYYPSVALNFSLKDLYRSILRNSSSQENHIFSGALANFMAGSAAGCTALIVVYPLDIAHTRLAADIGKPEARQFRGIHHFLSTIHKKDGVRGIYRGLPASLHGVIIHRGLYFGGFDTVKEVFSEDSKPELALWKRWGLAQAVTTSAGLASYPLDTVRRRIMMQSGMEHPMYRNTLDCWKKIYRSEGLASFYRGALSNMFRSTGSAAILVFYDEVKKFLNWGGI from the coding sequence ATGCGCATTTcaagagaagacgaagaagacccATCAAGAAGAAATCGAAGGAATCAACCACCATTGTCGCTTCCTCAAACTCTCAAACATTTCCAAAAAGATTTGCTTGCTGGTGCTGTAATGGGGGGCGTTGTTCACACGATCGTGGCTCCAATCGAAAGAGCGAAGCTTTTATTACAAACACAAGAGAGCAACATAGCAATCGTTGGAGACGCAGGGAAGAGAAGGTTCAAAGGAATGTTCGATTTTATCTTCCGTACGGTTAGAGAAGAAGGTGTTATATCTTTATGGAGAGGCAATGGGAGCAGTGTGCTTCGTTATTACCCTTCGGTTGCTCTCAATTTCTCTCTCAAGGATCTATATAGAAGCATTCTTAGAAACAGTAGCTCTCAAGAGAATCATATCTTCTCTGGTGCATTAGCTAATTTCATGGCTGGTTCTGCAGCTGGTTGTACTGCTTTGATTGTTGTTTACCCTCTTGATATCGCACACACTCGTTTAGCTGCTGACATTGGGAAGCCTGAAGCTCGTCAGTTCAGAGGAATCCATCATTTCTTGTCGACGATTCACAAGAAAGATGGGGTTAGAGGAATTTATAGAGGCTTACCTGCGTCTCTACACGGTGTGATTATTCACCGTGGCTTATACTTTGGAGGGTTTGATACGGTTAAGGAGGTTTTCTCAGAGGATTCAAAACCGGAGTTGGCATTGTGGAAGAGATGGGGTTTGGCTCAAGCTGTGACTACTTCTGCTGGATTGGCTTCTTACCCGTTGGATACAGTTCGTAGACGGATAATGATGCAATCCGGGATGGAGCATCCGATGTACCGTAACACATTGGATTGTTGGAAGAAGATATATAGGAGTGAGGGGTTGGCTTCTTTTTACCGTGGAGCACTCTCTAATATGTTTAGAAGCACAGGTTCGGCTGCTATCTTGGTTTTTTATGATGAAGTGAAGAAGTTCTTGAATTGGGGAGGGATCTAA
- the LOC104726190 gene encoding putative FBD-associated F-box protein At5g56440, with product MDRISLLSDDLLLKILSSLTSKDAVTTSLLSKRWCSLWKFTPRLVYLDLMYKDPNTVYWKASRFVDKFLLLHKAPVLESVLLIVDRNCCPTDIETWISVASSRVLRNLYCCRYRPGSEPIRLPRDLYTCATLVSLNLQAEFILDYVPLTTCFPSLKVLILYLVKFSSEEIAGRFFSGCPVLEDLRLVRGTNDNLKTFTIAVPSLRRLSIIDLNCGSHFPGDDVGFVINAPSLKSLTIANQFTWCYSLVKMPYLVKADIKLRQGDSKMFEGWLISAKHVSLCLHPPTDSCPLGVFSQLVSLNLCTCSLDWFRLILNHTPKLRVLRFELKQVRLHSKVKPLQKCYSSSVDVQTQWEQPSSVPQCLASSLETVEWIDYKGTQAEKKVAMYLLENSGQLKKMRIRPSKSTNDSEKLKMLQELSSTPRSSSKCRLSFI from the exons ATGGATAGGATAAGTCTCTTGTCAGATGACTTGCTCTTGAAGATACTGTCTTCGCTTACATCTAAAGATGCCGTGACCACAAGCCTTTTGTCAAAACGTTGGTGTTCACTTTGGAAGTTTACTCCCAGGCTTGTTTATTTGGATCTAATGTATAAGGATCCAAACACTGTGTATTGGAAAGCTTCACGTTTTGTTGACAAGTTTTTGCTACTACACAAGGCTCCTGTCCTAGAATCTGTGTTACTCATAGTTGATCGAAATTGCTGTCCTACGGATATTGAAACATGGATTAGTGTTGCAAGTTCTCGTGTGTTGCGCAACCTTTACTGTTGCCGATATAGACCTGGTTCAGAGCCCATACGGTTGCCTAGGGACTTGTATACATGTGCAACCCTTGTGAGTTTAAACCTACAAGCAGAGTTCATTCTGGATTATGTTCCTTTGACAACTTGTTTCCCATCACTCAAGGTTTTGATCCTTTATCTTGTGAAATTCTCAAGCGAAGAGATTGCCGGTAGATTTTTTTCTGGTTGCCCTGTCCTTGAAGATCTGAGACTGGTTCGAGGCACCAATGACAACTTGAAAACTTTCACTATCGCAGTTCCTTCATTGCGGAGATTATCTATCATAGACTTGAACTGTGGTTCTCATTTTCCGGGAGATGATGTTGGTTTTGTTATCAACGCTCCTTCTTTAAAGTCGTTAACGATTGCTAACCAGTTTACTTGGTGCTATTCATTAGTGAAAATGCCTTACCTCGTAAAGGCCGATATCAAGCTTCGACAAGGTGATTCTAAGATGTTTGAGGGATGGCTTATCTCAGCCAAACACGTTTCCTTGTGTTTACATCCACCGACG GATTCATGTCCTCTAGGCGTTTTCAGTCAGCTAGTATCTCTAAATCTTTGTACATGCTCTTTAGATTGGTTTCGTCTTATACTCAACCATACACCTAAACTCCGAGTTCTCAGATTCGAATTAAAACAAGTTAGATTGCATTCAAAGGTAAAACCTCTCCAGAAATGTTACAGCAGTTCTGTAGATGTCCAAACTCAATGGGAGCAGCCGAGTTCTGTTCCTCAATGTTTGGCTTCGAGTCTTGAAACTGTTGAGTGGATTGATTACAAAGGAACACAAGCAGAGAAAAAAGTGGCGATGTATTTGCTAGAGAACTCTGGACAGCTAAAGAAAATGCGTATTAGACCCTCGAAATCGACCAATGATAGCGAGAAGCTCAAGATGCTGCAAGAGCTATCGTCTACGCCGAGGAGTTCTAGCAAATGTCGGCTTTCGTTCATCTGA